From Ipomoea triloba cultivar NCNSP0323 chromosome 5, ASM357664v1, the proteins below share one genomic window:
- the LOC116019299 gene encoding probable N-acetyltransferase HLS1, with amino-acid sequence MVAAAAAVVVRDYDPKNDCRAVEEVERICEVGPGGKLSIFTDLLGDPICRVRNSPAYQMLVAEVVVQKDGGEWREIVGMIRGCIKTVTCGKKVSRNGKGNLPLPVYAKVAYILGLRVSPFHRRMGIGLKLVTKMEEWFRENGAEYSYMATENDNQASINLFTHKCGYSKFRKPSILVQPVFAHRVGVSSRVTIIKLSPGDAEVLYRRRFSTTEFFPRDIDSILRNSLSLGTFLAVPKGRYTAETWRGAEEFLAEPPESWAVLSVWNSMELFKLEVRGASRKLRGFARTTRVLDRAFPWLHLPSVPEVFRPFGLHFLYGLGGEGPLSVKFITALCGFAHNLAKERGCGVVATEVSPADPLSLGIPHWKRLSCADDLWCIKRLGEDYSDGAVGDWTKSQPGLSIFVDPREV; translated from the exons TCACTGACCTTTTGGGTGACCCAATTTGCAGAGTTCGAAACTCCCCCGCTTATCAAATGCTT GTTGCCGAGGTTGTCGTGCAAAAAGACGGCGGCGAATGGCGGGAGATTGTCGGGATGATCAGAGGCTGCATAAAGACTGTGACTTGCGGGAAGAAAGTGTCCAGAAATGGAAAGGGCAATCTCCCTCTCCCGGTTTACGCCAAAGTTGCTTATATCCTGGGCCTTCGCGTCTCTCCTTTTCACCg GAGAATGGGAATTGGGTTGAAACTGGTGACGAAAATGGAGGAGTGGTTTAGAGAAAATGGAGCCGAGTATTCATACATGGCGACCGAGAATGATAACCAAGCTTCTATTAATCTGTTTACTCATAAATGCGGGTACTCGAAGTTTCGGAAACCGTCGATCCTGGTTCAGCCCGTGTTCGCTCACCGAGTTGGGGTGTCGAGCCGAGTCACGATCATAAAGCTGAGTCCGGGCGACGCGGAGGTGTTGTACAGGCGGAGGTTCTCGACGACGGAGTTTTTTCCGCGGGATATCGATTCCATTCTGCGGAATAGTCTGAGTTTGGGGACGTTTCTGGCGGTGCCGAAGGGGCGGTACACGGCGGAGACGTGGCGGGGGGCGGAGGAGTTCTTGGCCGAGCCGCCGGAGTCGTGGGCGGTGCTGAGCGTGTGGAACTCGATGGAGCTGTTCAAGCTGGAGGTGCGGGGCGCGTCGCGGAAGCTCCGGGGGTTCGCCCGGACGACCCGGGTGTTGGACCGGGCTTTCCCGTGGCTGCATTTGCCGTCGGTGCCGGAGGTTTTTAGACCGTTTGGGCTGCATTTTTTGTATGGGCTGGGCGGGGAAGGCCCATTATCGGTGAAATTCATCACGGCTCTATGCGGcttcgctcataatctggctaAGGAGCGCGGCTGCGGCGTGGTGGCCACGGAGGTCTCCCCAGCCGACCCGCTCAGCCTGGGGATCCCCCACTGGAAACGGCTATCGTGCGCCGACGACTTGTGGTGCATTAAACGGCTAGGGGAGGACTACAGTGACGGGGCTGTCGGTGATTGGACTAAGTCACAACCTGGTCTCTCCATTTTTGTTGATCCCAGAGAAGTCTAA